The Helianthus annuus cultivar XRQ/B chromosome 16, HanXRQr2.0-SUNRISE, whole genome shotgun sequence genome includes a window with the following:
- the LOC110919440 gene encoding uncharacterized protein LOC110919440 encodes MEITERNSIGGPSTKLGFDKSKAIYHRNREEPPRMKQIEETPKEKSRALAVIHDDKGFDWSEFLPKEDAEGYAFMAKVEPYKDTRTEEQKYNYRKLIAQTMKDRNYRAWKEAKKRMNKKRERERDQAKKAEEEELKSRKVDDGIIDTTKEMTAENLTKMADKVLMAKELEVDSKSASESTNKVSCSGSTNKLGKTDKAKKESDCKNCMKECKVCITNAYLTVKKTEVLTTKVKMVEDQILSRDKLKENEKLIHENRQHSENHEKLKEQLKILMKEMEAKIENEIINLKLNSYSSASFVLQHIVPKPIGKNKAGEDVYSDGTGVETIDVTFTSSSDEDNVQSEVVKNVVENVLKSDSDSTEDEECFLNNYIPKSKSQNNSNDEPTLVLYKMSGSDKLYSDIDFPLENVNVDKLKKVFKLVEIDVSEVEASSQQTWKPKSEDKTTSSPNSKVSESAKQSSSTKKMNVSLDFYEKLEKQTSTPPGKKYVLKKDQSSGQPPEKEFFLYKEVEIGSEESLKMNDKNFPPLYTATTHINVKLPEWKEAWVASKSN; translated from the exons ATGGAGATAACCGAGAGAAATTCAATCGGTGGACCTTCAACGAAGTTGGGCTTCGATAAGTCAAAG GCTATTTATCATCGCAATAGGGAAGAGCCACCGAGAATGAAGCAAATTGAAGAAACTCCTAAGGAAAAGTCAAGAGCCCTAGCAGTAATTCATGATGACAAAGGCTTCGATTGGAGTGAGTTTTTACCAAAAGAGGATGCTGAAGGTTATGCGTTCATGGCAAAAGTGGAACCATACAAAGATACACGAACTGAAGAGCAGAAATACAACTATCGGAAGTTAATAGCTCAAACCATGAAGGATAGAAACTATCGAGCTTGGAAAGAGGCCAAAAAG AGGATGaacaaaaagagagagagagagagagatcaagCAAAGAAAGCTGAAGAGGAAGAGCTAAAGTCAAGGAAAGTCGACGATGGGATAATCGACACAACAAAAGAAATGACTGCAGAGAACCTGACAAAGATGGCAGACAAAGTGCTGATGGCAAAGGAACTAGAGGTAGATTCCAAATCTGCGTCTGAGTCAACAAACAAGGTCAGTTGTAGTGGTTCAACAAATAAATTAGGTAAGACTGATAAGGCTAAAAAGGAAagtgattgcaaaaattgcatgaaagaatGCAAGGTTTGTATCACAAATGCATATCTCACAGTCAAAAAGACTGAAGTACTGACTACAAAAGTCAAAATGGTTGAAGATCAAATCTTAAGTCGAGATAAACTG AAAGAAAATGAGAAGTTAATTCATGAAAACAGACAACATTCTGAAAACCATGAAAAGCTGAAAGAACAattaaagattctgatgaaagaaatg GAAgctaagattgaaaatgaaataaTTAATCTGAAACTGAATAGTTACAGCTCTGCAAGCTTTGTTCTTCAACACATAGTTCCCAAACCAATTGGGAAGAACAAAGCTGGTGAAGATGTATACtcagatggaaccggggtgg AAACAAtcgatgtcacattcacttcatcgtCTGATGAAGACAATGTTCAGTCTGAAGTCGTAAAAAATGtggttgaaaatgttttaaaatcagaCAGTGACTCgactgaagatgaagaatgtTTCTTAAACAACTACATTCCGAAATCAAAATCCCAAAACAACtcaaatgatgaacctactcttgtcttGTACAAGATGTCTggttctgataagttgtattcagATATTGACTTTCCACttgagaatgtgaatgttgaCAAGTTGAAGAAagttttcaaattggttgaaatTGACGTTTCTGAAGTTGAGG cCTCTTCGCagcaaacttggaagccaaaatCTGAGGATAAGACAACAAGTTCTCCAAATTCAAAGGTCTCTGAGTCTGCAAAACAATCATCTTCAACTAAGAAGATGAATGTATCTTTGGATTTCTACGAGAAACTTGAGAAACAAACTTCGACCCCACCAGGGAAGAAGTATGTTCTGaagaaagaccaatcatctggtcaacctccaGAAAAGGAATTCTTTTTGTATAAAGAGGTGGAGATTGGGTCTGAAGAAAGTCTTAAGATGAATGATAAGAATTTCCCACCATTGTACACCGCAACAACTCACATCAACGTCAAGCTACCAGAGTGGAAAGAGGCTTGGGTTGCTTCAAAATCTAACTGA